Proteins found in one Limisphaera ngatamarikiensis genomic segment:
- a CDS encoding peptidylprolyl isomerase — translation MAEELAVIQTSEGTMVLELWPEVAPRHVENFKKLAREGFYDGTCFHRVIAGFVIQGGDPLTRDESQKARWGTGGPAYRVPAEFNDRPHVRGVLSMARAQDPDSAGSQFFICHGDARFLDGKYTAFGRLVEGEDVLDRIARTPTDERDCPIRRIHVESIRIVPAEAR, via the coding sequence ATGGCGGAGGAATTGGCGGTCATTCAAACCAGCGAAGGCACCATGGTGTTGGAACTGTGGCCCGAGGTGGCGCCGCGGCACGTGGAGAATTTCAAGAAGCTGGCCCGGGAAGGCTTTTACGACGGGACCTGCTTTCACCGGGTCATTGCCGGGTTTGTGATCCAGGGTGGTGACCCGCTGACCCGGGATGAATCGCAAAAAGCCCGCTGGGGCACGGGCGGACCGGCCTACCGGGTTCCGGCCGAGTTCAACGACCGTCCCCATGTGCGCGGTGTGTTGTCCATGGCCCGCGCGCAGGATCCCGACTCGGCCGGCAGCCAGTTCTTCATCTGCCATGGCGACGCACGTTTTCTGGATGGCAAGTACACCGCCTTCGGCCGCCTGGTGGAGGGTGAGGATGTGCTGGACCGCATCGCCCGGACACCCACGGACGAACGGGATTGCCCCATTCGGCGCATCCACGTGGAAAGCATCCGTATCGTACCGGCCGAGGCCCGCTGA
- a CDS encoding NUDIX hydrolase produces MIRPWTRLQSIPLGDFKVFRLRKDLKRSPRTGRTHEFYVMDSVDWVNVVALTPDRQVVLVEQYRHGTDSVELEIPGGLMDPGETDPVQTAVRELREETGYTGVRARLIGEVLPNPAIQSNRTYTVLVEDCRCTHPVQFDQGEDIVTRLMPMDELPRLVASGRIRHCVVVAALYHFDLWQRGLKPTAADPVRSDAQGPDRCTPTSSSEGGFGEG; encoded by the coding sequence ATGATTCGACCCTGGACAAGACTGCAGAGCATCCCGCTGGGCGACTTCAAGGTGTTTCGCCTGCGCAAGGACCTGAAGCGTTCGCCTCGAACCGGCCGGACCCACGAATTCTACGTGATGGACTCGGTGGACTGGGTGAACGTGGTGGCGTTGACCCCGGACCGACAGGTCGTGCTGGTGGAGCAGTACCGACACGGGACGGACAGTGTGGAACTGGAAATCCCGGGTGGGCTGATGGATCCCGGCGAGACCGACCCGGTGCAGACCGCCGTGCGTGAACTGCGCGAGGAAACCGGCTACACCGGGGTGCGTGCCCGACTGATCGGCGAGGTCCTGCCCAATCCGGCCATCCAGAGCAACCGTACCTACACCGTGCTGGTGGAAGATTGCCGGTGCACCCACCCCGTTCAGTTCGATCAGGGGGAAGACATCGTCACCCGGTTGATGCCGATGGATGAGCTGCCCCGCCTGGTTGCCTCCGGACGGATCCGACACTGCGTGGTGGTGGCCGCCCTCTATCACTTCGACCTCTGGCAGCGGGGACTGAAACCGACGGCGGCCGACCCCGTCCGGTCGGACGCCCAGGGGCCCGACCGATGCACCCCGACTTCCTCTTCGGAAGGTGGCTTCGGGGAGGGCTGA